The following proteins are encoded in a genomic region of Myxococcota bacterium:
- a CDS encoding 3'(2'),5'-bisphosphate nucleotidase → MSRAHELEIAVSAVRAAARVCQAVQKRMVAPETLEKKDKSPVTVADFASQAIVCAALEESLPDDPVVGEEDSASLREDSQAELRAGVVSHVASEQGDSLSEDTVLGWIDRGNADARSARYWTLDPIDGTKGFLRGEQYAIALGLLEEGEVVMGLLGCPNLPLGDGVGALFTAVRGETTQVTSLWDASAPVTPVSVAAIASPAEARFCESVESAHSNQSESARIAETLGIQQEPFRIDSQCKYAAVARNDASIYLRLPTRADYQEKIWDHAAGSLVVECAGGRVTDADGKPLDFRHGPTLAQNQGVVATCGPIHDAVIDAVRSVRGA, encoded by the coding sequence ATGTCCCGAGCCCACGAGCTCGAAATCGCCGTGTCGGCCGTCCGCGCGGCGGCCCGCGTCTGTCAGGCCGTCCAGAAGCGCATGGTCGCGCCAGAGACGTTGGAGAAGAAGGACAAGTCCCCGGTGACCGTGGCCGACTTCGCGTCCCAGGCGATCGTGTGCGCGGCGCTCGAAGAGAGCCTGCCCGACGACCCGGTCGTGGGCGAGGAGGACTCGGCGTCCCTGCGCGAGGATTCGCAGGCCGAGCTCCGCGCCGGGGTGGTCTCTCACGTGGCTTCGGAGCAGGGCGATTCCCTGAGCGAAGACACCGTCCTCGGCTGGATCGACCGCGGCAACGCCGACGCGCGCAGCGCGCGCTACTGGACCCTCGATCCGATCGACGGCACGAAGGGTTTCCTCCGCGGCGAGCAGTACGCCATCGCTCTCGGGCTCCTCGAGGAGGGCGAAGTGGTGATGGGTCTCCTCGGTTGTCCGAACCTGCCCCTCGGTGACGGGGTGGGGGCGCTCTTCACCGCGGTGCGCGGCGAGACGACCCAGGTCACCTCCTTGTGGGATGCGTCGGCGCCCGTGACGCCAGTTTCGGTAGCGGCGATCGCGTCTCCCGCCGAAGCCCGCTTCTGTGAGTCGGTCGAGTCGGCTCACTCGAACCAGAGCGAGTCGGCGCGCATCGCCGAGACCCTCGGGATCCAACAAGAGCCGTTCCGGATCGACAGTCAGTGCAAGTACGCGGCCGTGGCCCGGAACGATGCCTCCATCTATCTGCGGCTGCCGACCCGCGCCGACTACCAGGAGAAGATCTGGGATCACGCGGCGGGAAGTCTCGTGGTCGAATGCGCGGGCGGACGCGTGACGGATGCCGACGGCAAGCCCCTCGACTTCCGCCACGGACCGACGCTGGCCCAGAATCAGGGCGTGGTGGCGACCTGTGGTCCGATCCACGACGCCGTGATCGACGCCGTGCGGAGCGTGCGTGGCGCCTAG
- a CDS encoding PEP-CTERM sorting domain-containing protein — protein sequence MRLASLVCLVLLSLAGPAFAVTNPFSYSVQDFSIPERGIGDDFEDGSLGSDWFNTFGTAAEGGGGVTFSDPGQSGFLDPLNVDSDSSGISGFNSVLNNGGSFTATSIWLPEVPAPGTSYTMALGSFDLGSNLTSISIGISNTLTSVANRLDGTGFFAGLQVNMLQITRDASNQVTSFDVSSNPFVEGDIAGAILLMIAFDDLTNEVQASYSLDNGTTTNAFAPVNWTFPGGSFSLLGTSTVPEPSTALLVMVGLAGIALRRR from the coding sequence ATGCGTCTCGCGTCCCTCGTGTGTCTCGTGCTGCTGAGCCTCGCCGGCCCGGCTTTCGCTGTCACCAACCCGTTCAGCTACTCGGTCCAGGACTTCTCTATTCCGGAGCGCGGGATCGGCGACGACTTCGAGGATGGCTCCCTCGGATCCGACTGGTTCAACACCTTCGGCACCGCCGCCGAGGGCGGCGGGGGCGTGACATTTTCGGATCCGGGCCAGAGCGGCTTCCTCGACCCGCTCAACGTCGACTCGGACAGCAGCGGCATCTCGGGTTTCAACAGCGTGTTGAACAACGGTGGTTCCTTCACGGCCACCTCGATCTGGCTGCCCGAGGTTCCCGCGCCCGGCACCAGCTACACGATGGCGCTCGGCTCCTTCGATCTGGGCTCCAACCTCACATCGATCTCCATCGGGATCTCGAACACGCTCACCAGCGTCGCCAACCGCCTCGACGGGACCGGCTTCTTTGCCGGACTGCAGGTCAACATGCTCCAGATCACGCGGGATGCGTCCAACCAGGTCACCTCGTTCGACGTCTCCAGCAACCCGTTCGTGGAAGGCGACATCGCAGGCGCCATCCTGCTGATGATCGCCTTCGACGACCTGACCAATGAAGTCCAGGCGTCCTACAGCCTCGACAACGGAACCACCACGAACGCGTTCGCGCCGGTCAACTGGACGTTCCCGGGCGGGTCGTTTTCGCTGCTTGGCACCAGCACGGTGCCCGAGCCGAGTACCGCCCTGCTGGTGATGGTCGGGCTCGCGGGGATCGCGCTCCGCAGGCGCTAG
- a CDS encoding acyltransferase family protein: MSTSRRDYRPEIDGLRALAVLAVLVYHAKFSIGERTLLTGGFLGVDVFFVISGYLITTLVLRDLEAEHFSLGDFYTRRVRRLLPALAVVLLCCVPAAVVWLLPEELLAFTRSLLATNLFVSNLWFWSEDPYTAAPSLLKPLLHTWSLAVEEQFYLLFPVALAGLWARSAERVPAVLIGAAAASLALAELGPRLGLAEAATGFFALPQRLWELGAGAWLASREARRAAPVKPRRGVPTLGLLLVVASFFLFDDATPHPSLWTAIPVLGVVLLLANPGADPWVTALLRWRVASGIGLISYSLYLWHQPVFAFSRIATSGELPTQAKLALVAVCIGAAALTWKWVETPCRDAARVPQRRLFTGAAAFLLASTAFVFAAHLGHGWPQRFPPWLQWIADPTQQIQLEQDGAICNRRRVDEACRFVSGAEPRERWFLVGDSNANRLGLPLWEALRERDVEFVPFVANGCYYAPGLSTRNDGRPQCHRSVNLERQALLLESPPATVVLFGALPAYYHGGFRDPELPPISMEAPSVDDEDGRQRAIRASVTESVRALLDAGHRVMLVYPTPEPGYPVARRLAALPRWAAIARPPPEIPRGVPQTAFQQRTAPIETLFDGLGEASGLVRVRPETHFCVDGLCRIFDEDVFYFADAFHLSLDGAAVVSRAIVEAAPGPWPPPEGPRRDDPR; encoded by the coding sequence ATGAGCACGTCGCGGCGGGACTATCGGCCCGAGATCGACGGGCTGCGCGCGCTCGCCGTGCTGGCGGTGCTCGTCTACCACGCGAAGTTCAGCATCGGCGAACGCACGCTCCTGACCGGCGGCTTCCTCGGCGTCGACGTGTTCTTCGTGATCTCGGGCTACCTGATCACGACGCTGGTCCTGCGTGACCTCGAGGCGGAGCACTTCTCCCTCGGCGACTTCTACACGCGCCGCGTACGCCGACTCCTCCCCGCCCTTGCCGTCGTGCTCCTGTGCTGCGTGCCGGCGGCGGTCGTCTGGCTCCTCCCCGAGGAGCTGCTCGCGTTCACCCGCAGTCTGCTCGCCACGAACCTGTTCGTCTCGAATCTGTGGTTCTGGAGCGAGGACCCCTACACGGCAGCGCCGAGCCTGCTGAAGCCGCTGCTCCACACCTGGAGCCTTGCGGTCGAGGAACAGTTCTACCTGTTGTTCCCCGTCGCGTTGGCCGGGCTCTGGGCCCGTTCGGCCGAGCGCGTCCCCGCGGTCCTGATCGGCGCGGCGGCCGCGTCCCTCGCGCTCGCGGAGCTCGGCCCTCGCCTGGGTCTCGCCGAAGCCGCCACGGGGTTCTTCGCGCTGCCCCAGCGTCTCTGGGAACTCGGGGCGGGCGCCTGGCTCGCCAGCCGCGAAGCCCGACGCGCGGCGCCCGTGAAGCCGCGACGGGGCGTCCCGACGCTGGGATTGCTCCTCGTCGTCGCGAGCTTCTTCCTCTTCGACGACGCGACGCCCCACCCCTCGCTGTGGACCGCGATCCCGGTGCTCGGCGTCGTCCTGCTCCTCGCGAACCCGGGGGCCGACCCCTGGGTCACGGCCCTGCTGCGCTGGCGGGTCGCCAGCGGCATCGGACTGATCTCCTACTCGCTCTACCTGTGGCATCAGCCGGTCTTTGCCTTCTCACGGATCGCCACCAGCGGGGAGCTGCCGACACAGGCGAAGCTCGCGCTCGTGGCCGTCTGCATCGGAGCCGCCGCGCTCACCTGGAAGTGGGTCGAAACGCCGTGCCGCGACGCGGCGCGTGTGCCGCAGCGTCGCTTGTTCACGGGAGCCGCCGCCTTCTTGCTCGCGTCGACGGCCTTCGTTTTCGCCGCGCATCTCGGCCACGGCTGGCCCCAGCGCTTCCCGCCCTGGCTGCAGTGGATCGCCGACCCGACCCAGCAGATCCAGCTCGAGCAGGACGGCGCGATCTGCAACCGGCGTCGGGTCGACGAAGCCTGTCGGTTCGTCTCGGGCGCGGAACCCCGTGAGCGTTGGTTCCTGGTGGGCGACTCGAACGCGAACCGGCTCGGACTCCCGCTCTGGGAAGCGCTGCGCGAGCGGGATGTCGAGTTCGTCCCCTTCGTCGCGAACGGGTGCTACTACGCGCCCGGTCTCTCGACCCGCAACGACGGTCGGCCCCAGTGCCACCGCAGCGTGAACCTCGAACGCCAGGCCCTCCTGCTCGAGAGCCCGCCGGCGACGGTGGTGTTGTTCGGCGCGCTTCCGGCCTACTACCACGGAGGCTTCCGCGATCCGGAGCTGCCCCCGATCTCCATGGAAGCCCCCAGCGTCGACGACGAAGACGGACGCCAACGCGCGATTCGCGCCAGCGTCACGGAGAGCGTGCGTGCGCTCCTCGACGCCGGTCACCGGGTGATGCTCGTGTATCCGACGCCCGAGCCGGGCTACCCCGTCGCGCGGAGACTCGCGGCCCTGCCTCGCTGGGCCGCCATCGCGCGCCCGCCCCCCGAGATTCCACGCGGAGTGCCCCAGACCGCGTTCCAGCAGCGCACCGCCCCGATCGAGACCCTCTTCGACGGGCTCGGCGAAGCCTCGGGCCTCGTCCGCGTCCGCCCCGAGACCCACTTCTGTGTCGATGGCCTGTGCCGCATCTTCGACGAGGACGTGTTCTACTTCGCGGACGCCTTCCACCTCTCCCTGGACGGTGCCGCGGTCGTCTCTCGCGCGATCGTCGAGGCCGCCCCTGGCCCCTGGCCGCCTCCGGAGGGACCCCGCCGGGATGACCCGCGCTGA
- a CDS encoding M48 family metalloprotease: MDMGTRARRMRHQGLRMALVLAAVLPWLACTTAVNPATGRREVVLMTPEDEQRIGDQARREIQSSLGLVRDEELVAYVQEIGDRLAQFSPRRDVQYTFSIVELDEPNAFALPGGHIFVSRGLMVLANSEAELAHVIGHEIAHVAAKHSANRDAHAKTFGIATLISDMLSGGGEPIHESETAGANPIARYARNQERQADLIGQEIATRANVEPTGMARFLTALDNYTKLSQGFSMPQTYFATHPALRERMAEAATRAQTEAWRQRGDAPPGLQSQQRSLEEDRDIYLDRIEGMAVERPASEGVFVDDRFLHADLDFTLRFPHGWTTRNEASWVGAFAPKRDGVVALELQGPGNDPAQAAADYATREGLKLQGATPVKIGELNGFRAVSVMPTAFGPLKAEITWIAHNDLVYRLIGGMQSGQLRKYQGLFRKFAQSFRPLSREESGSVAELRLRTALALPGETLPELSERTGNEWDLTFTSVANGIFTHEPLAPGQRVKIAVREPYVPDAAAPSE; encoded by the coding sequence ATGGACATGGGGACCCGGGCACGGCGCATGCGACACCAGGGCCTGCGCATGGCGCTGGTACTCGCGGCCGTGCTTCCCTGGCTCGCCTGCACGACGGCGGTGAACCCGGCCACCGGGCGTCGCGAAGTCGTCCTGATGACGCCCGAGGACGAGCAGCGCATCGGCGACCAGGCGAGGCGTGAGATCCAGAGCAGCCTCGGTCTGGTGCGCGACGAGGAGCTCGTCGCATACGTGCAGGAGATCGGTGATCGCCTCGCGCAGTTCTCTCCGCGACGCGACGTCCAGTACACCTTCTCGATCGTCGAACTCGACGAGCCGAACGCCTTCGCGTTGCCGGGTGGGCACATCTTCGTGTCCCGCGGCTTGATGGTGCTGGCGAACAGCGAGGCGGAGCTCGCCCACGTGATCGGCCACGAGATCGCGCACGTCGCGGCGAAACACTCCGCCAACCGCGACGCCCACGCCAAGACCTTCGGCATCGCCACCCTGATCAGCGACATGCTGAGCGGCGGGGGCGAACCGATCCACGAATCGGAGACGGCCGGCGCGAACCCGATCGCCCGCTACGCCCGCAACCAGGAGCGCCAGGCGGACCTGATCGGCCAGGAGATCGCGACCCGAGCCAACGTGGAACCCACCGGGATGGCGCGCTTCCTCACCGCCCTCGACAACTACACGAAGCTCTCCCAGGGCTTCTCGATGCCCCAGACCTACTTCGCCACCCACCCCGCACTGCGCGAGCGCATGGCCGAAGCCGCCACCCGCGCCCAGACCGAGGCATGGCGACAGCGCGGCGACGCGCCGCCGGGTCTGCAATCCCAGCAGCGCAGTCTCGAAGAGGACCGAGACATCTACCTCGATCGCATCGAGGGGATGGCGGTGGAGCGACCCGCGAGCGAAGGCGTCTTCGTCGACGACCGCTTCCTGCACGCCGACCTCGACTTCACCCTGCGCTTCCCCCACGGCTGGACGACCCGCAACGAAGCGAGCTGGGTGGGCGCCTTCGCGCCGAAGCGTGACGGCGTCGTGGCCCTCGAGCTCCAGGGTCCGGGAAACGACCCGGCCCAGGCAGCGGCCGACTATGCGACCCGCGAAGGTCTGAAACTCCAGGGCGCCACACCGGTCAAGATCGGCGAGCTGAACGGCTTTCGCGCGGTGTCGGTCATGCCGACCGCGTTCGGCCCGCTGAAGGCCGAGATCACCTGGATCGCCCACAACGATCTGGTCTACCGCCTGATCGGCGGGATGCAGTCGGGCCAGCTCCGCAAGTACCAGGGTCTGTTCCGCAAGTTCGCCCAGAGCTTCCGCCCCCTGTCGCGCGAGGAGTCCGGCTCGGTCGCCGAGCTGCGGCTGCGCACCGCCTTGGCCCTGCCCGGCGAGACCCTGCCCGAGCTCTCCGAGCGCACGGGCAACGAGTGGGACCTCACCTTCACCTCGGTCGCGAACGGCATCTTCACCCACGAGCCGCTGGCCCCGGGCCAGCGCGTGAAGATCGCCGTGCGCGAACCCTACGTCCCCGACGCGGCGGCCCCCAGCGAGTGA
- a CDS encoding PEP-CTERM sorting domain-containing protein (PEP-CTERM proteins occur, often in large numbers, in the proteomes of bacteria that also encode an exosortase, a predicted intramembrane cysteine proteinase. The presence of a PEP-CTERM domain at a protein's C-terminus predicts cleavage within the sorting domain, followed by covalent anchoring to some some component of the (usually Gram-negative) cell surface. Many PEP-CTERM proteins exhibit an unusual sequence composition that includes large numbers of potential glycosylation sites. Expression of one such protein has been shown restore the ability of a bacterium to form floc, a type of biofilm.), with protein MLPGALGLLGTLGIWVLVASTGHAAVLEYTGTYGVRFSNFGGFEVTQTGTGVAIVNGPGGSLGALNSLELITPFAEINTTVPVTDPTVSILIPEIQLDGVKINPAVQGGLFAPISAVAGNPTQMLSENTLPGAGVIRLCQVIGCATAISQTLSQTVSGMAIGAGIGGSFTIGGAGPTRITVIGAPWTVNTATVSNRTPLGGLENVTAMGFAQGPAAMSGSTAQVGGMVQLVTATQTTSIGIPGNNDISGQLTRVTLQFTPEPGVLLLFASGALGVLVIGRRRIRS; from the coding sequence ATGCTCCCGGGAGCCCTGGGCCTGTTGGGAACCCTCGGCATCTGGGTGCTGGTCGCGTCCACGGGTCACGCCGCCGTCCTGGAGTACACCGGGACCTACGGGGTCCGTTTCTCGAACTTCGGTGGGTTCGAAGTCACCCAGACGGGCACCGGCGTCGCCATCGTGAACGGCCCAGGCGGGAGCCTCGGTGCGCTGAACTCGCTCGAGCTGATCACCCCCTTCGCGGAGATCAACACGACGGTCCCGGTCACCGACCCGACCGTCTCGATCCTGATTCCCGAGATCCAACTCGACGGCGTGAAGATCAACCCGGCGGTCCAGGGCGGCCTGTTCGCGCCGATCTCGGCCGTGGCGGGCAACCCGACCCAGATGCTCTCCGAGAACACGCTGCCCGGCGCCGGCGTGATCCGTCTCTGCCAGGTCATCGGGTGCGCCACGGCCATCTCCCAGACGCTCAGCCAGACCGTGAGCGGGATGGCGATCGGAGCCGGCATCGGCGGATCCTTCACGATCGGCGGCGCGGGGCCCACCCGGATCACCGTGATCGGCGCGCCCTGGACCGTGAACACGGCCACGGTCAGCAACCGCACCCCACTCGGCGGCCTCGAGAACGTCACGGCCATGGGCTTCGCCCAGGGCCCCGCGGCGATGTCCGGCTCGACGGCCCAGGTGGGGGGGATGGTCCAGCTCGTGACCGCCACCCAGACCACGTCGATCGGCATCCCCGGCAACAACGACATCAGCGGCCAGCTGACGCGGGTGACCCTCCAGTTCACCCCGGAGCCCGGCGTGCTGCTGCTGTTCGCGAGCGGCGCGCTCGGCGTGCTCGTGATCGGCCGGCGGCGCATCCGCTCCTGA
- a CDS encoding aminoglycoside phosphotransferase family protein, with translation MSIEALGSGHIHDTYRVRLADTARGDLVFQRINTAVFPAAERLATNLERVTRALAASLTRRALDQPERRCLRLIEAPDGRTHLQDAAGRWWRAFPFIAASHASDAPAHPDQARAAGRAFGGFLADLSDLDASQLEETIPHFHDLGARLATLDATERELAPKAAREEADACRRLAEAFPARWESALPLRPVHNDCKFNNLLFDDATGEALCVVDLDTVMPGRALYDFGDLVRTASCTTPEDEPDPSRVGVDAPLFAALGEGFVAGTRGQLAPEEVASLAVAGPRMALENAVRFLTDHWQGDPYFRVHRPGQNLDRCRAQLALGHAFLTERSAAEDRFAALAREHAAG, from the coding sequence GTGTCGATCGAAGCACTGGGTTCGGGACACATCCACGACACCTATCGGGTGCGCCTCGCGGACACCGCGCGCGGCGACCTGGTGTTCCAGCGCATCAACACCGCCGTCTTCCCGGCCGCCGAACGGCTGGCCACGAACCTCGAACGCGTCACCCGCGCGCTCGCGGCAAGCCTGACACGTCGGGCGCTCGACCAACCCGAGCGACGCTGCCTGCGTCTGATCGAAGCGCCGGACGGACGCACCCACCTGCAGGACGCCGCAGGGCGTTGGTGGCGTGCGTTCCCCTTCATCGCGGCCAGCCACGCGTCCGACGCACCGGCCCACCCGGATCAAGCGCGCGCCGCCGGTCGCGCGTTCGGCGGCTTCCTGGCCGATCTGTCGGACCTCGACGCCAGCCAGCTCGAGGAAACGATCCCGCACTTTCACGACCTGGGTGCACGCCTCGCCACCCTCGACGCCACCGAGCGCGAGCTGGCCCCCAAAGCCGCCCGGGAGGAGGCCGACGCGTGTCGCCGCCTGGCCGAAGCCTTCCCCGCCCGCTGGGAGTCGGCGTTGCCCCTCCGCCCGGTCCACAACGACTGCAAGTTCAACAACCTGCTCTTCGACGACGCGACCGGCGAGGCGCTTTGTGTCGTCGACCTCGACACGGTGATGCCCGGGCGGGCGCTCTACGACTTCGGAGACCTGGTTCGCACCGCGTCCTGCACGACGCCGGAGGACGAGCCCGATCCCAGCCGGGTCGGCGTCGATGCGCCGCTCTTCGCGGCCCTCGGCGAGGGATTCGTGGCGGGGACCCGTGGCCAACTCGCCCCCGAGGAGGTCGCGAGCCTGGCCGTCGCGGGCCCGCGAATGGCGCTGGAGAACGCCGTCCGCTTCCTGACCGATCACTGGCAGGGCGATCCGTACTTCCGGGTCCACCGTCCGGGCCAGAACCTCGACCGCTGTCGGGCCCAGCTGGCCCTGGGCCACGCCTTCCTGACCGAGCGGAGTGCCGCCGAGGACCGCTTCGCTGCCCTGGCCCGGGAACACGCCGCGGGGTGA
- a CDS encoding HAD family phosphatase produces the protein MQPIRAVLFDFGGVFTASPFHIFVEAAAELGAAPDRVLDHVFGPYDRDTDHPWHRLERGEIGLGDARNAIMARAAADGLEFDPLQILARLAGGEGVRKDVVASVEATRRAGCKTALVTNNVVEFRASWEASLPVGDLFDVVVDSSEVGVRKPDPMIFHLALEQLGVEAGHAVFLDDYPGNIQAAEGVGVRGILVEPDPGPALASLAALLPDPAATR, from the coding sequence ATGCAGCCCATTCGCGCCGTACTCTTCGACTTCGGCGGGGTCTTCACCGCCTCGCCGTTCCACATCTTCGTCGAAGCCGCCGCCGAACTCGGCGCGGCCCCGGACCGTGTGCTCGACCACGTGTTCGGCCCCTACGACCGCGACACGGACCATCCCTGGCACCGCCTCGAACGCGGCGAGATCGGGCTCGGAGACGCGCGAAACGCGATCATGGCGCGAGCGGCCGCGGATGGTCTGGAGTTCGATCCGCTGCAGATCCTGGCGCGCCTCGCCGGCGGCGAAGGCGTCCGAAAGGACGTCGTCGCGAGCGTGGAAGCGACTCGACGGGCCGGCTGCAAGACGGCGCTCGTCACCAACAACGTGGTGGAGTTCCGGGCGAGCTGGGAGGCCAGCCTGCCGGTCGGCGACCTCTTCGACGTCGTCGTCGACTCGAGCGAGGTCGGCGTTCGCAAGCCCGACCCCATGATCTTTCATCTCGCGTTGGAGCAGCTCGGCGTCGAAGCCGGCCACGCCGTGTTCCTCGACGACTATCCCGGAAACATCCAGGCGGCCGAAGGCGTCGGGGTACGCGGCATCCTCGTCGAGCCGGACCCGGGTCCCGCCCTCGCCTCCCTCGCGGCCCTGCTCCCCGATCCGGCCGCGACGCGTTGA